The region AGCGCACCCTCCTGGAGGAGCGCACCACGATCGCCCGCGAGCTGCACGACGTGGTCGCCCACCACATGTCGGTGGTCGCCATCCAGGCGGAGGCCGCGCCCTACCGGGTGGAGAACCCACCGCCCGAGCTGGAGCAGGCCTTCGTCACGATCCGCGAGAACGCGGTGGCGGCGCTCACCGAGCTGCGCCGCGTCCTCGGTGTCGTACGGGCCGCGGACTACGAGGCTCCGGACGCCCCGCAGCCCACCCTCGCCGACCTCGGCGCGCTCCTCGCCAATGTGCGGGAGGCGGGCCTGAGCGTGGAGAAGACGGTCACGGGCGCGGTGCGTGAACTCCCGCAGGGCGTGGAGCTGTCGGCGTACCGCATAGTCCAGGAGGCGCTGAGCAACACCCTGCGACATGCGCCGGGCGCGACGGCCCGCGTCGAGATCGGCTACGTTCTCGGCGGACTCGGTCTGCGCATAGTCAACGGCCCCGCGCAGACCACGACCCTGGTGAAGTCCACCCACGGCGCGGGGCACGGCATCACCGGGATGCGCGAGCGGGTCACGATGCTGGACGGTGAGATGACGACGGGCGAGACGGACGACGGGGGCTACGAGGTGACGGTCTTCCTGCCGGTGCCGCTACGGGCGGCGGAGGAATCCGGATGACGAACGGCACCATCCGCGTCCTGATAGCCGACGACCAGGTGATGGTCCGCGAGGGCTTCTCGGTGCTGCTCGGCGCGATGCCGGACATCGAGGTGGTCGGCGAGGCGGTCAACGGCCGGGACGCGGTCGAGCGGGTCCGTGAGCTCGGGCCGGACGTCGTGCTGATGGACATCCGCATGCCGGAGATGAACGGCATCGAGGCGACCCGGGAGATCGTCGCCGCGGACAGCGCCGCGAAGGTGCTGGTGCTGACCACCTTCGACCTCGACGAGTACGTGTACCAGGCGCTGCGCGCGGGAGCCTCGGGCTTTCTGCTCAAGGACGCCTCGGCGCGTCAACTCGCCGACGGGGTGCGGGTGGTGGCGGCCGGTGAGGCGTTGCTCGCCCCGTCCGTGACCAAGCGGCTGATCACCGAGTTCTCCAAGCTCTCGGACGCTCCGCGGCTCTCGGCCACGGCCCAGGCGGCCTACGGCGAGCTGACCGAGCGGGAGACGGAGGTGCTGGTCCTGATCGCCCAGGGTCTGTCGAATGCGGAGATCGCTTCGCAGTTGTTCGTCGCCGAGTCCACGATCAAGACCCATGTGAGCCGGATCCTGGTGAAGCTGGGCCTGCGGGACCGCACACAGGCGGCGGTGTTCGCGTACGAGGCGCGGCTGATCATCCCCAGGTGACCCAGGTGACCCCTGATTGGGGGAGCGCGGTGGCCGGGCCGATGGCGGGGTACGGGGGTCTCCGCCGACGGCTCGGCCGCCGGGACACCCCTGTTCAGCGGGGCCGAGTCGGGCTAGCGTCCGCCCATGGCAGCCTCGCACACCCCGCAGTCCTCGCAGTCCCCGCGGACACCGTCGGCCTTCGATCCCTGGAACCCGGAGTTCGTGGCGAACCCGTACCCCGCGTACGCGGAGCTGCGTGAGCGCGGCCGGGTGCACTACTACGAGCCCACCGATCAGTGGCTGGTCCCGCACCACGCGGACGTGTCGGCGCTGCTGCGGGAGCGGCGCCTTGGCCGGACCTACCAGCACCGTTACACGCACGAGGACTTCGGGCGGACGGCACCTCCGCCCGAGCACGAGCCGTTCCACGTCCTCAACGACCACGGAATGCTGGACCTGGAGCCGCCGGACCACACGCGGATCCGACGGCTGGTCTCCAAGGCGTTCACACCGCGCACGGTCGAGCAGCTCAGGCCGTATGTCGACCGGCTGGCGAACGAGCTGGTCGCGGGCCTGGTGGCGGCCGGCGGCGGTGATCTGCTCACCGATGTCGCCGAGCCGCTCCCGGTGGCCGTGATCGCCGAGATGCTGGGCATCCCGGAGTCGGACCGGGCGCCGCTCAGGCCGTGGTCGGCGGACATCTGCGGGATGTACGAGCTGAACCCCTCCGAGGAGACGGCGGAGAAGGCGGTCCGGGCGTCGGTGGAGTTCACCGAGTACCTCCGGGAGCTGATCGCCGCGCGTCGCAAGGAGCCGGGCGACGACCTGATCTCGGGCCTCATCGCCGCGCACGACGAGGGCGACCGCCTGACCGAACAGGAGATGATCTCCACCTGTGTCCTGCTGCTGAACGCGGGCCACGAGGCGACGGTGAACGCCACGGTGAACGGGTGGTGGGCGCTGTTCCGCAACCCCGATCAGTTGGCGGCCCTGCGCGGCGACCGTTCGCTGATCCCCACGGCGGTGGAGGAGCTGATGCGCTACGACACCCCGCTCCAGCTCTTCGAACGGTGGGTTCTGGACGACATCGAGATCGACGGCACGACCGTTCCCCGGGGCGCGGAGATCGCCCTGCTCTTCGGTTCCGCCAACCACGACCCGAAGGTCTTCGCGTCCCCGGAGAGTCTGGATCTCTCCCGCACCGACAACCCCCACATCTCCTTCAGCGCCGGCATTCACTACTGCATCGGCGCCCCGCTGGCCCGCCTCGAACTGGCGGCGTCCCTGGGCGCTCTGCTGGAGAAGGCGCCGACGCTCGCCCTCGCCGCGGAGCCGGAGCGCAAGCCGAACTTCGTGATCCGCGGGCTCGAGGGGCTCAGCGTCGTGCTCTGACCCGTCGGCCGAGGGTCCGGAGTCCCAGGGCCCAGAGTCCCAGCGCGGCGGCCGTCCCGCCGAGGACCATCAGGGGCAGCTCGGCATAGAGCACGCTCCAGTCGGGCCCCTGCTCGAACCGCTGGAACCGGTCGCGGCTGTTGACGGCCCAGACCGCAAGCCCCGCCCCCGCGCCGACGACAGCGATCAGACAACCGCCCGCGGCCTGCATCCTTTGCCCCATGCCCCTCATGGACGTGGTGCGGGGACCCGGGGTTCCCCGGTCCCCGCACCAGGCACGCGTGCGCCCGCCCTCAGGTGCTGATGTCCCGGCGCCGCAACGCCGCCAGCCCCGTGGCGGTCAGGGCCAGCGCGATCGCCGTCAGGATCAGTACCGGTGTCCATGCCATCTCCCCGCCCGGCAGCTTGGGGAGGTGGCCGAAGGGGGAGAGGTCCATGGCGGCCTGGGGGACGTTCAGGGCGGGGCCGATCCAGCCCAGCAGCAGGGCCACGCCGGCCGCGCCCCAGGCGCCGGGGGCCAGCTGGGGCGAGACCCCGTAGAGAAGGACCGCAAGCCCGCCCAGCGTCCAGACCGCCGCGACCTGGACGAGGCAGGCGCCGAGCACGGGCCAGAACTCATGGCCGTACCCGAGTCCGAGGCCGAGCCCGCCCAGCGCCATGATGAGCGCCGCGCCGCCGAAGGCGACGACCAGATGGCCGCAGGCCCACCGCAGCCGCCCCACCGCGTTCGCCAGCACCGGTTCCGCCCGTTGCGAGGTCTCCTCGCCGTGCAACCGCAGCACCGACGCGACGATGTACAGCGCGGCCACCATCCCCAGCATGCCGACCATCGTCGCGAGGAACGCGTCCGTGATCCCGGACTGCCCGCCCATCCGCTCGATGATCTGCCGGGTCTTGTCGTTGCTCCCGACGAGATCGGCGGCCCCCTTCGTGATCCCGCCGAACGCGGCCCCCGCGGCGAGGAACCCGAGGCTCCACCCCAGCACGGCGCCCCGCTGCAGCCGCCAGGCCAGCGCCCCGGCCGACCCGAGCCGCCCCCGCGCGGGCCCCGGCCGGGTCGGCAGGAAGCTCATCCCGACGTCGCGCCGCCCGGCGAGTTCGTAGGCGACCGCGCCCTGGATCACCACGGCCGCGACGAACAGCGGCAGCACCCACCACCGCTCGTGGGCGAAGGGGCGTTCGTTCTCCAGCCACCCCAGCGGCGACACCCAGGTCAGCACGGAGGAACCGTCGTTCGTCGACGAGTCGCCCGCCGCCCGCAGCACGAACGCCGCGCCGAGCAGCCCGCCCGTCAGCCCCTTGGCGAGCCGCGCGCTCTCGGTGAGCTGGGCGACGATCGCCGCCATGGTCGCGAAGACCATGCCGACACCCCCGACGCCGAGCCCGAGGGCCAGCGCCCCGCCGCCGCCCTGCCCTGCCAGCCCGCCCGCGATGAGCAGCGCGAGCACGCCGTTGGCGACGAGGGCGGCCAGCAGCGCCGCCGTCAGCGGGGCCCGGCGCCCCACCATCGCCGACGAGAGGAGTTCCTGGCGCCCGCTCTCCTCCTCCTCGCGGGTGTGCCGTACGACGACGAGCAGGCTCATGATCCCGGCGAACAGACCGGCGTAGCCGCCGATGCGCCAGGCGGTGAGTCCGCCGAGCGAGTCGTCGAACACCGGCCCGTACGTGGCGCGCAGGGAGCTGTTGGTGAGCATCTGGCGGCCGAGGTCGGCGCGTTCGGCGGCGGTGCCGTAGATGGACTTCAGGGAGTTCGGCATGGACAGCACCAGCAGGCCGATCACGCCGACCCACAGCGGCATCATCAGCCGGTCGCGGCGCAGGGAGAACCGCAACAGCGTGCCGGTTCCGGCGAGTTGGCGGGCACTCCGGGCCCGTACCCCACCCCGTACGGCAGCGGTCGCGGTGGTCGCGGTGGTCATCGCGCCATCGTCCCTTCGCCGTTCACCCGGACGTTGTCCCGGACGTCGCCTTGGACGTCGTCCTGGTAGTGCCGCAGGAACAGTTCCTCCAGGGTCGGCGGCGTCGAGGTCAGCGACCGTACGCCCGAGTCGGTGAGCGAGCGCAGTACGGCGTCGAGCTTGTCGGTCTCGACCTGGAGCCTGACCCGGTGGCCCTGGACGTCGAGGTCGTGCACGCCGGGCAGGTGCGCCAGCCCGTTGGGCGCCCCCGCGAGTTCGGCGGTGACGCTGGTACGGGTCAGATGGCGCAGGTCGGCGAGGGTGCCGCTCTCGACGGTGCGGCCCTTGCGGATGATGCTGACGCGGTCGCACAGCTCCTCCACCTCGCTGAGGATGTGCGAGGAGAGCAGGACGGTCCGGCCGCGGTCGCGCTCCTCCTCGACGCACCGCTGGAAGACCTCCTCCATCAGCGGGTCGAGACCCGACGTGGGCTCGTCGAGGATCAGCAGGTCGACGTCCGAGGCGAAGGCGCCGACGAGGGCGACCTTCTGGCGATTGCCCTTGGAGTAGGTGCGTCCCTTCTTGGTGGGGTCGAGTTCGAAGCGTTCGATCAGTTCCGCCCGGCGCGCCCGGTCGAGCCCCCCGCGCAGCCGCCCGTACAGGTCGATGACCTCGCCGCCGGAGAGGTTGCGCCACAGGGTGACGTCACCGGGAACGTAGGCGACCCGGCGGTGCAGCTCCACCGCGTCCGCCCAGGGGTCTTGGCCGAGCACCTGCGCCGCGCCCGCGTCGCCGCGCAGCAGGCCCAGCAGGACCCTGATGGTGGTGGACTTCCCGGAGCCGTTCGGACCGAGGAAGCCGTGCACCTCGCCGGCCTCGACGTCCAGGTCGAGACCGTCCAGCGCGTGTGTCCCGCCGAACGACTTGTGCAGCCCGGAGACGGTGATCGCCTTCGTCGTAGCCTTCGTCATTCCCTTGGCCCTGCCCTTCGTCATGCCTCAGAACGTACGCTTCTTTCAGAAATTTGTGAAGTTAACGAATTGTATAAATGATCGGATACAATCGAGGGATGGCAGAGCCGGAGGCGGTGGGAGCGGCAGGAGCGGTGGGCCGGGACGCGGAGGCGGTCTCGCGGTTCGTCGAGCACTTCGCGGCGCAACTCGTGGAGGCCGGGATGCCCCGGATGCCGTCCCGGGTCTTCGGGGCGCTGCTCGCCTCGGACACCGGCGCTCTGACCTCGGTCGAACTGGGCGAGCAACTGCGGATCAGCCCCGCGGCGGTCTCCGGTGCGGTGCGCTATCTGGCGCAGGTGCACATGGTGTCGCGCGAGCGGGAACCCGGATCGCGCCGGGAGCGGTACCGCGTGCACAGCGACCAGTGGTACGAGGCGCTGACCAACCGTGAGGCGATCATCAAGCGCTGGGAGGACGCGCTGCGCGAAGGCGTCGCCAGCCTGGGCGCGGACACCCCGGCGGGCGGTCGGCTCGCGGAGACCCTCGCCTTCTTCGAGTTCATGGAGGGCGAACTGGAGTCGATGATGGACCGCTGGCGGATCCACCGGGAGCAGCACTTCGGCGAGGGCTGAGAGCCCCCGCCGAAGAAATGCTTCCTACCGCTTCTTGGTCCTACCGTTCCTTGGTCTCCTCCAGGACCGTCCGCCCGAGCAGGGCGTACCGCTGCGGTGCGCGGCGCTTGAGGTACGTCGCGTAGGCCACGCCGCCCGCCGCGATCAGGGCGACGATCCAGGGGGTCGCCTTCAGCACGAGGGAGCCGGACTCCGTGCCGGCCGCGGCCCCCATGTTGGACACCAGCAGGACGACCACGCCGAGCATCGCGAGGCCGCCGATGAGCGGGGCGGTGAAGGTCTTGAACCAGTGCCTGCTCTCGGGGTGGTTCTTGCGGAAGTAGGCCAGCACCGCGAAGGAGCAGACCGCCTGCACCACCAGGATGGCCATCGTGCCGAGGATGGCGAGCAGGACGTACGTACCGGTGTACGGGTCCTTGCCGGCCAGCCAGAACGCGGCGATGAGGACGGCGCTGACGACCGTCTGGACGAGGCCCGAGATGTGCGGGGAGCCGTGCTGGGGGTGGGTGCGGCCGATCGTGCGCTGGAGCGAGGGGAGGACGCCCTCGCGGCCCAGTGCGTACATGTATCGGGCGGCGCAGTTGTGGAAGGCCATGCCGCAGGCCAGTGAGCCGGTGATCATCAGCCACTGCATGACGTCGACGGCCCAGTGGCCGACGTAGTGCTCGGTGGGGTTGAAGAACAGGGCGAGCGGGTTCGAGGAGGAGGCGGCCGTGACGGCCTCGCTCTCGCCGTTGCCGATGATGGCCATCCAGGAGACGAAGACGTAGAAGACGCCGACGCCCAGGACGGAGATCATCGTCGCCTTGGGGATGATCTTCTTCGGGTCGCGGGACTCCTCGCCGTACATCGCCGTGGACTCGAAGCCGACCCACGACCAGAAGGCGAAGAAGAGACCGAGGCCCGCCGAGGTCCCCTTGAAGGCGTTGACCGGGTTGACCGGGCCGAAGGTGAAGCCGTGCGGGCCGCCGCCGTGCAGGGCGACGGAGACGGCCATGGCGGCCAGGATCGTCACCTCGGTGGCCAGCAGGACGACGAGCAGCTTCTCGGCGACGGACACCCCGAACCACGTGCCCGTCGCGTTGACGGCGAGCATCAGGACCGCGAACGCCCACCAGGGCACGTCAAGTCCCGTCTGGTCCTTGAGGGTTCCGGTGGCGAAGGTCGAGAAGATGCCGATCAGGGCCGGCTCGAAGACGACGTACGCGAAGGTCGCGAGGAGTCCCGAGGCGAGTCCCGCGGTACGGCCGAGGCCGTAGGAGATGAAGCCGTAGAAGGCGCCGGTGGACGTGATGTGCTTCGCCATCGAGGTGAAGCCGACCGCAAAGATGGCCAGGACGACCATTGCGACGAGGTAGCTCGCCGGGGCGCCGATGCCGTTGCCGGCGGAGACCATGAAGGGCACGTTGCCCGTCATGGCGGTGATCGGGGCGGCGGTGGCGACGGCCATGAAGACCACGCCCAGCAGTCCGATCGCGTTCGGCTTGAGCCGGTGAACTGCGCCTCCGGGGACCTCCGGAGTGCCCGCCGCCTCAGGGACCACGCCCTCTTGCACTGCCATCGAGTGGCCCCTTCCCATGGTCGCCCGCCGTCCGCACCCTGGGTGCGGCGGAGTGGATTACGAACCGGAATGCTGCACGAGAAATGAGTCCTGTCACGGGTCGGAACGTTAAATGTGCGTCAACCAGACCTTTAGGAGTCCGGGTGGAGCGAACGTCCTTGTTAACTCTGCGCCGGATCGTGGACCGCGCCCGACGCGCCTCCGTACGGTCCCTGGCATGAGCACCTACTCCGCCACCCTCGGCGGCCGGACGCACTCCTTCGCCGGTCTCGCGGGGCTGCTCGCCGCCGCGAGCCCCGAGCGTTCCGGCGACCGTCTCGCCGGGCTCGCCGCCGACTCCGCGCAGGCGCGCGTCGCCGCGCGGTGGGCGCTGGCCGAGGTCCCGCTCACGCGGTTCCTCGCCGAGCCGGTGATCCCGTACGAGACCGACGACGTGACCCGCCTCATCATGGACAGCCACGACGCGGCGGCCTTCGCCCCCGTCTCGGGCCTCACGGTGGGGGAGTTGCGCGAATGGCTGCTGTCGGACGCGGCGGACGCGCCGACACTCGCCGCACTCGCCCCCGGGCTGACCCCCGAGATGGTCGCCGCGGTGTCGAAACTGATGGGCAACGCGGACCTGGTGGCGGTCGCCCGCAAGGTCCAGGTCGTCACCGCCTTCCGCTCCACGATCGGCCTCCCGGGCCGCCTGGCCACCCGCCTCCAGCCCAACCACCCCACCGACGACCCCGCGGGCGTGGCGGCGGCCCTGCTGGACGGACTGCTCCTCGGCTCCGGCGACGCGGTGATCGGCATCAACCCGGCCACGGACAGCCCCCAGGCGGTACGGGACCTGCTGGACCTCCTGGACGGAGTGATCGACCGCTACTCCATCCCCACCCAGTCCTGCGTCCTGTGCCACGTGACCACCAGCATCGACCTGATGGAACGCGGCGCCCCGGTGGACCTCGTCTTCCAGTCCATCGCCGGTACGCAGGCCGCGAACGCCTCGTTCGGGGTCACGCTGGGGCTCCTGGACGAGGCGTACGAGGCGGCGCGCTCGCTGGCTCGGGGCACGGTCGGCTCCAACGCCCTGTACTTCGAGACGGGGCAGGGCAGCGCGCTCTCCGCCGACGCGCACCACGGGGTGGACCAGCAGACGGTGGAGGCGCGGGCGTACGCGGTTGCCCGCCGCTACGACCCGCTGCTCGTGAACACGGTGGTCGGCTTCATCGGCCCGGAGTACCTCTACGACGGCCGCCAGATCCTCCGCGCGGCCCTGGAGGACCACTTCTGCGGCAAACTGCTCGGCCTGCCCATGGGCCTCGACATCTGCTACACCAACCACGCCGACGCCGATGACGACGACATCGCCACGATGCTCACCATGCTCGGTGTCGCCGGCGCCTCCTTCGTGATCTGCACCCCCGGAGGCGACGACATCATGCTCAACTACCAATCCGCCTCGTACCACGACGCGTTGTACCTGCGCGAGGTGCTCGGACTGCGCCCGGCGCCGGAGTTCGAGGCGTGGCTGGGGCGGATCGGTCTGCTGGACGAAGGTGGCGGGATACGGGACGTGGCGGGTACGGGCCATCCACTGACGGCGATCGGGCGGGGGCTGGCGGCATGACGGAACGTCAGGTAATTGCGCCGGACTCGGACACCGCCCTCTGGAACTCCCTGCGTCGGCACACCCAGGCCCGGATCGGGCTCGGGCGGGCCGGCTCGGCGTTGCCCACACGGCACCGGCTCGAACTGCAGGCCGCGCACGCCGCCGCGCGGGACGCGGTGCACTCGCCGTTCGACCCGGACGTGGTGGCGTCCGCGCTGGCGGGTGCGGCGACGATACGGGTGCGCAGCGCCGCCCCCGACCGGCTCACCTATCTCCAGCGCCCCGACCTCGGACGCAGACTCCACGACGTGGACCGGGCGCACCTGCCCCGCGACGGCTGGGACGTGGTGTTCGTCGTCGCCGACGGCCTGTCCAGCCGGGCGGTGCACGAGCACGCGGCGGCCGTCGTGCGTGCGACGACACAGCGGCTGCCCTCCGACTGGCGTGTCGCTCCCGTCGTACTCGCCGAGCAGGCGCGGGTGGCTCTCGGCGACGACATCGCGCACGCGTTGGGGGCCGGGATGGCCGTCGTCCTCATCGGGGAGCGGCCCGGGATGTCCGCCGCGGACTCGCTCGGCGCGTATCTCACGTACGACCCGCGCCCGGGTCGCACCACGGACGCCGACCGCAACTGCCTCTCCAACATCCGCCCGCCCCTCGGCCTGTCCCACACCGCCGCGGCGACGAAGCTGGCGACACTGATGCGCAGAGCACGCGACCTCGGCCGCACCGGCATATCCCTGAAGGACGACTTCACCCCCACACTGCCCCAGCCATAGCGTGCCGGACACGCTGACGAGGCGGGGCGAAGCCCCCGCCTGAGGGGCGCGGGGAACTGCGCGACCAGCCCCCACCCACCCGCAGTCGACCAACACACCCCGGGGTCGAAGGGGCGGAGCCCCTGGGGGATGGGACGGGTAGGGGCGGCGGGGGCGAGAAAGCCCCCGGGGGCTCAGCTCGGCAGCGTGAGCCCCCACCCCCCTTCCCGAACCGTCCACGTCCGCGTCCGCACAGGCCCGGACACCACGGAATCCGCCCGATACCGAAAGTCCGCCCCGGACACCGTCACCCGCCGCCCCACCACCCGCAACGGCGAAGCCTCCGCCCCCACGGAAACCGGCCGAACCTCCACCTCCGCACCCCCGGCAACCCCGGGCGTCACGGACACCGCCTCGACCGGCTGATCCAGATCGACCAGGGTGACCCCGTCGACCTCGACCCGCAGCCGCGAAGGCCCGGGCCCCGGCACGGACGCCACACGCGCGGGCCGCGCCGCGAGCGTACGGACCAGTGACTGACAGGTCCGCAGCCACGCATGCCCCCCGAGCCCGGAAGCACCACCACCGAAACTCCCGAAGCCCCCGGAACCGCCAGAACTCCCAGAATCCCCGAAACCGCCGATACCGCCGATACCGCCGACACCCCCCATGTCGACCTCCTCGGCCCCTCTCATCCCCCCACCCGCCCCCACCGGCGGAATCCGCAACGCCCCCAACACCACCCCGTCACTCTCGTCGACCAGCAGGTCGAGCCGCCGCTCGACCCCGTCGAGCACGGCACGGGCCGCCGCGACGGCCCCGACGGGCACCCCGAGCGCCCGTGCCAGCGACAGCACACCCCCCACCGGCACCAACGACACCCCACATCCGGCCAGCTCCCGCTGTCGGTGCAAAAGGGACACAGCGCGCAAGAGGGCACGGTCGTCGCCCACCACGACCGGCCGCCGGGAACCTCTCCGGGCCAGCGCCCGGGCAAATTCCTCGGGCCCTTCCGGCAGGCATACTTTCGTCGCCGCACCCGCGCTGAGCACGTCTTTTGCGATCCGTACAGACTCGCCGTCCGTCCGACGGGCGACCGGGTCGATGACCACCAGGAGCTGGTCGGAAGCCGCCACCTCGGTCATGCCTCGCTTCCTCGGGTAGCATCTTTGTGCAAGAGCCCCTTGCGCTATTGCGCCAGGGGCTTCGTCTATTCCGGGGCATCCGGTCCGACGGTCGCGGCCAAAGGAGGTCGCCGGCGTACGCAGCCGTATCGAAAACCAGCCGCGTACGTCCCCGACCTTGGACATGCCCCGCCCGGAAGGGGTGTACGCCTGTGCCCGCACTTGTGCTGCTCGGTGCTCAGTGGGGTGACGAAGGCAAGGGAAAGGCCACCGACCTGCTCGGTGGATCCGTGGACTATGTGGTGCGCTACCAGGGCGGCAACAACGCCGGCCATACGGTAGTCGTGGGCGATCAGAAGTACGCCCTCCACCTCCTCCCTTCCGGAATCCTCACACCGGAGTGCACTCCGGTGATCGGAAACGGAGTCGTCGTCGACCCGTCGGTCCTGTTCTCCGAGCTGAACGGACTGAACGAGCGCGGCGTCGACACCTCCAAGCTTCTGATCAGCGGAAACGCTCACATCATCACGCCGTACAACGTCACCGTCGACAAGGTGACCGAACGCTTCCTCGGGAAGCGGAAGATCGGCACGACCGGGCGTGGCATCGGGCCCACCTACGCGGACAAGATCAACCGCGTCGGCATCCGTATCCAGGACCTCTACGACGAGTCGATCCTGACCCAGAAGGTCGAGGCGGCCCTCGAGGTCAAGAACCAGCTGCTGACCAAGCTCTACAACCGCCGTGCCATCGAGGCCGGACAGGTCGTCGAGGAGCTGCTGGGCTACGCGGACCGGCTCAAGCCGTACGTCGCGGACACGGTCCTGATCCTGAACCAGGCGCTGGAGCAGGACAAGGTCGTGCTCTTCGAGGGCGGCCAGGGCACGCTCCTCGACATCGACCACGGCACGTACCCCTTCGTGACGTCGTCGAACCCGACGGCCGGCGGTGCCTGCACCGGTTCGGGCGTCGGCCCGACGAAGATCAGCCGGGTCATCGGCATCCTCAAGGCGTACACGACCCGTGTCGGCTCGGGCCCGTTCCCGACCGAGCTCCTCGACGAGGACGGCGAGGCGCTGCGCCGCATCGGTGGCGAGCGCGGTGTCACCACCGGTCGTGACCGTCGCTGCGGCTGGTTCGACGCGGTCATCGCCCGCTACGCGACCCGTGTGAACGGCCTGACCGACTTCTTCCTCACCAAGCTGGACGTCCTGACCGGCTGGGAGGAGATCCCGGTCTGCGTGGCGTACGAGATCGACGGCAAGCGCGTCGAGGAACTCCCGTACTCCCAGACCGACTTCCACCACGCGAAGCCGATCTACGAGAACCTCCCGGGCTGGTCCGAGGACATCACCAAGGCGAAGTCCTTCTCCGACCTCCCGAAGAACGCCCAGGCGTACGTCAAGGCGCTGGAGGACATGTCCGGCGCCCGGATCTCCGCGATCGGCGTCGGCCCGGGCCGCGACGAGACGATCGAGATCAACTCGTTCATCTAGTAACGGGTTTGGTGCGCGTGCAGCGCACACGTTCAGTGCAGGGAGGGGCGTCCGGCCGGGCGCCCCTCCTCGTTTTCCATCAGGCGGCAGGAACCCGTGCGGGACGGGGCGCCGATGCGGGCGGCGCCCTCGCCGGAGACCCCCTGTACGACCAGGTATCGCTCGCTTCGGCGGCTGGCGTTCGCGAGTGCGGTGGGCGGCATAATCCGGCCATGAGTCTCACTGCGCGACGGCTCGCGCTGTCCACCTTGGACCGTCAGCTCCTGCTGGAACGCCGGCGCCTTGATGTGGCAGAGGCGGTTCGCCGGGTCTGCGCCATGCAGGCGCAGACACCAGCGTCGCCGTACCTGGCGCTGTGGAACCGCTTGCAGGATTTCGCGCCCGAGGATCTCGATGCGGCGTTCGCGGACCGCCGGATCGTGAAGGCGACCCTCATGCGGATCACGCTGCACGCCGTCCACGCCGAGGACTACGCGCCCTACCACGCTGCCATGTTGAGCACTCTGCGGGCGTCGCGGCTGTACGACCGCCGCTTCACCTCGACAGAACTGACCCACGCCGACGCCGACGCGCTGCTCCCAAAGCTTGCAGGGTTCTTGGCGCGACCCCGCACCGGCGCCGAGGTGGAGGAGGAGGTCACGGGGCGGTTCGGCGAGCACGCACACCGCGTGTGGTGGGCGCTGCGGACGTACGCGCCGATACATCATGTGCCGACCGGCGGCCCGTGGTCGTTCACACAGCCGAACGCCTACCTCGCCTCCCCCATGGCCCCCGGGTCCGCGCCACAGGACGCGGCAGCCGGTGTGCAGCGGCTGTTGCTCGCCTATCTGCGGGCGTTCGGGCCCGCGTCGGCCCAGGACTTCGCCCGGTTCACCTTGCTGGGGCGCCCCGTGATCACCCAGGCGCTGCACGAGCTCGGAGA is a window of Streptomyces sp. NBC_00271 DNA encoding:
- a CDS encoding ABC transporter permease, which codes for MTTATTATAAVRGGVRARSARQLAGTGTLLRFSLRRDRLMMPLWVGVIGLLVLSMPNSLKSIYGTAAERADLGRQMLTNSSLRATYGPVFDDSLGGLTAWRIGGYAGLFAGIMSLLVVVRHTREEEESGRQELLSSAMVGRRAPLTAALLAALVANGVLALLIAGGLAGQGGGGALALGLGVGGVGMVFATMAAIVAQLTESARLAKGLTGGLLGAAFVLRAAGDSSTNDGSSVLTWVSPLGWLENERPFAHERWWVLPLFVAAVVIQGAVAYELAGRRDVGMSFLPTRPGPARGRLGSAGALAWRLQRGAVLGWSLGFLAAGAAFGGITKGAADLVGSNDKTRQIIERMGGQSGITDAFLATMVGMLGMVAALYIVASVLRLHGEETSQRAEPVLANAVGRLRWACGHLVVAFGGAALIMALGGLGLGLGYGHEFWPVLGACLVQVAAVWTLGGLAVLLYGVSPQLAPGAWGAAGVALLLGWIGPALNVPQAAMDLSPFGHLPKLPGGEMAWTPVLILTAIALALTATGLAALRRRDIST
- a CDS encoding GbsR/MarR family transcriptional regulator, whose amino-acid sequence is MAEPEAVGAAGAVGRDAEAVSRFVEHFAAQLVEAGMPRMPSRVFGALLASDTGALTSVELGEQLRISPAAVSGAVRYLAQVHMVSREREPGSRRERYRVHSDQWYEALTNREAIIKRWEDALREGVASLGADTPAGGRLAETLAFFEFMEGELESMMDRWRIHREQHFGEG
- a CDS encoding cytochrome P450; the protein is MAASHTPQSSQSPRTPSAFDPWNPEFVANPYPAYAELRERGRVHYYEPTDQWLVPHHADVSALLRERRLGRTYQHRYTHEDFGRTAPPPEHEPFHVLNDHGMLDLEPPDHTRIRRLVSKAFTPRTVEQLRPYVDRLANELVAGLVAAGGGDLLTDVAEPLPVAVIAEMLGIPESDRAPLRPWSADICGMYELNPSEETAEKAVRASVEFTEYLRELIAARRKEPGDDLISGLIAAHDEGDRLTEQEMISTCVLLLNAGHEATVNATVNGWWALFRNPDQLAALRGDRSLIPTAVEELMRYDTPLQLFERWVLDDIEIDGTTVPRGAEIALLFGSANHDPKVFASPESLDLSRTDNPHISFSAGIHYCIGAPLARLELAASLGALLEKAPTLALAAEPERKPNFVIRGLEGLSVVL
- a CDS encoding ABC transporter ATP-binding protein, producing the protein MTKATTKAITVSGLHKSFGGTHALDGLDLDVEAGEVHGFLGPNGSGKSTTIRVLLGLLRGDAGAAQVLGQDPWADAVELHRRVAYVPGDVTLWRNLSGGEVIDLYGRLRGGLDRARRAELIERFELDPTKKGRTYSKGNRQKVALVGAFASDVDLLILDEPTSGLDPLMEEVFQRCVEEERDRGRTVLLSSHILSEVEELCDRVSIIRKGRTVESGTLADLRHLTRTSVTAELAGAPNGLAHLPGVHDLDVQGHRVRLQVETDKLDAVLRSLTDSGVRSLTSTPPTLEELFLRHYQDDVQGDVRDNVRVNGEGTMAR
- a CDS encoding response regulator, with amino-acid sequence MTNGTIRVLIADDQVMVREGFSVLLGAMPDIEVVGEAVNGRDAVERVRELGPDVVLMDIRMPEMNGIEATREIVAADSAAKVLVLTTFDLDEYVYQALRAGASGFLLKDASARQLADGVRVVAAGEALLAPSVTKRLITEFSKLSDAPRLSATAQAAYGELTERETEVLVLIAQGLSNAEIASQLFVAESTIKTHVSRILVKLGLRDRTQAAVFAYEARLIIPR
- a CDS encoding APC family permease, producing the protein MAVQEGVVPEAAGTPEVPGGAVHRLKPNAIGLLGVVFMAVATAAPITAMTGNVPFMVSAGNGIGAPASYLVAMVVLAIFAVGFTSMAKHITSTGAFYGFISYGLGRTAGLASGLLATFAYVVFEPALIGIFSTFATGTLKDQTGLDVPWWAFAVLMLAVNATGTWFGVSVAEKLLVVLLATEVTILAAMAVSVALHGGGPHGFTFGPVNPVNAFKGTSAGLGLFFAFWSWVGFESTAMYGEESRDPKKIIPKATMISVLGVGVFYVFVSWMAIIGNGESEAVTAASSSNPLALFFNPTEHYVGHWAVDVMQWLMITGSLACGMAFHNCAARYMYALGREGVLPSLQRTIGRTHPQHGSPHISGLVQTVVSAVLIAAFWLAGKDPYTGTYVLLAILGTMAILVVQAVCSFAVLAYFRKNHPESRHWFKTFTAPLIGGLAMLGVVVLLVSNMGAAAGTESGSLVLKATPWIVALIAAGGVAYATYLKRRAPQRYALLGRTVLEETKER